In the Acidimicrobiales bacterium genome, one interval contains:
- a CDS encoding YjbQ family protein: METTEIEVDSPGRGVADLTEAVMAFCADLGDGLVTVFAPHATAGVGLMELGSGSEADLVDALDRLLPRSGDYRHRHGSPGHGADHLLPLLVSPSIVLPVLGGRPTLGTWQSVVMVDLNPDNRRRRARLSFISG; encoded by the coding sequence ATGGAGACGACTGAGATCGAGGTCGACAGCCCGGGGCGCGGGGTGGCCGACCTCACCGAGGCGGTGATGGCGTTCTGCGCGGACCTGGGCGACGGGCTGGTCACTGTCTTCGCGCCGCACGCCACCGCGGGGGTTGGGCTGATGGAGCTGGGCTCCGGCTCGGAAGCCGACCTGGTGGACGCGCTCGACCGGCTGCTACCCCGCTCCGGCGACTACCGCCACCGGCACGGATCGCCGGGCCACGGGGCCGATCACCTCCTGCCCCTCCTCGTGAGCCCCTCGATCGTGCTGCCCGTTCTCGGAGGGCGCCCGACGCTCGGCACCTGGCAGAGCGTCGTGATGGTCGACCTCAACCCCGACAACCGGCGGCGACGGGCCAGGCTCAGCTTCATCTCGGGCTGA
- a CDS encoding carboxylesterase/lipase family protein, which produces MPSSPIVQTNQGPVAGSTTGPVHVFRGIPYAKPPVAELRWRPPEEPRPWTAPLDASTFGPVAPQNPSPLEMVLGAEKPEQSEACLSLNVWTPGLDDGRRPVLVWIHGGAFVTGTASTPWYDGTRLAAAGDVVVVTVNYRLGALGFLELGELGDERYAASGNCGILDQVAALEWVRINASSFGGDPSQVTVFGESAGAMSVAALLAVPAARGLFSRAILQSGAGAHVAARDKAERVTRDLLAELGMTPADAANLVDVPVDRLLAAQGRVVDRSWPNLAFTPVVDGVSLPRPPLAELSDGSASDVEVLIGTNLDEMRLFSLMDSRLAEIDEATLEHRATSVFGSTAAKAVEVYRRSRPDAQLGDVWTAVLTDQVFRIPAIRLAEAQSIHQPRTYMYLFTWATPLLGGKLGSCHALEIPFVFDNLDKPGAGVFTGDGAGRQELAGRMSAAWTAFARNGAPDIASLPPWPAYEVGQRSTMVLDTECAAEHDPAGEERMLWEEVV; this is translated from the coding sequence ATGCCCAGCAGCCCCATCGTCCAGACCAATCAGGGCCCGGTGGCCGGTTCGACGACCGGGCCGGTGCACGTCTTCCGGGGCATTCCCTACGCCAAGCCGCCGGTTGCAGAGCTGCGCTGGCGGCCGCCTGAGGAGCCCAGGCCGTGGACGGCACCGCTGGACGCGTCGACCTTCGGCCCGGTGGCGCCGCAGAACCCGTCCCCGCTCGAGATGGTGCTCGGGGCCGAGAAGCCCGAGCAGTCCGAGGCCTGCCTGAGCCTGAACGTATGGACGCCCGGTCTCGATGATGGCCGGCGGCCGGTCCTCGTGTGGATCCACGGCGGTGCCTTCGTGACGGGTACGGCCTCGACCCCGTGGTACGACGGCACGCGGCTGGCGGCCGCTGGCGACGTCGTCGTCGTGACCGTCAACTACCGGCTCGGCGCCCTCGGTTTCCTGGAGCTCGGCGAGCTCGGCGACGAACGCTATGCCGCGTCGGGCAACTGCGGGATCCTCGACCAGGTGGCGGCGCTGGAGTGGGTCCGCATCAACGCGTCGTCATTCGGCGGGGACCCTTCGCAGGTGACCGTGTTCGGCGAGTCGGCCGGCGCCATGAGCGTGGCGGCCCTGCTTGCCGTGCCGGCCGCCCGCGGGCTGTTCTCGCGGGCCATCCTGCAGAGCGGAGCCGGTGCGCACGTGGCGGCGCGGGACAAGGCCGAGCGAGTGACCCGCGACCTGTTGGCCGAGCTCGGGATGACGCCGGCAGACGCCGCCAACCTCGTCGACGTGCCCGTCGACCGTCTGCTCGCCGCCCAGGGTCGGGTCGTCGACCGCTCCTGGCCCAACCTTGCGTTCACGCCCGTCGTCGACGGGGTGAGCCTGCCCCGCCCTCCCCTCGCCGAGCTCAGCGACGGCTCGGCTTCGGACGTCGAGGTGCTCATCGGCACCAACCTCGACGAGATGCGCCTGTTCAGCCTCATGGATTCCCGCCTGGCCGAGATCGACGAGGCCACCCTCGAGCACCGTGCCACCTCTGTCTTCGGTTCCACGGCAGCCAAGGCGGTAGAGGTGTACCGGCGGTCCCGTCCGGACGCCCAGCTGGGCGACGTATGGACGGCGGTGCTCACCGACCAGGTGTTCCGCATCCCCGCCATCCGCCTGGCCGAGGCACAGTCGATACACCAGCCCAGGACCTACATGTACCTGTTCACCTGGGCCACGCCGCTCCTCGGCGGCAAGCTGGGCTCCTGCCACGCCCTCGAGATCCCGTTCGTGTTCGACAACCTGGACAAGCCGGGGGCGGGCGTCTTCACCGGCGACGGCGCCGGGCGCCAGGAGCTGGCCGGGCGCATGTCCGCGGCCTGGACGGCGTTCGCCCGCAACGGTGCTCCTGACATCGCGTCGCTCCCGCCGTGGCCGGCGTACGAGGTCGGGCAGCGGTCGACCATGGTCCTCGACACCGAGTGCGCGGCCGAGCACGACCCCGCGGGCGAAGAGCGCATGCTGTGGGAAGAGGTCGTCTGA